Below is a genomic region from Pseudomonas sp. JQ170C.
ATCAGCGCGTTCCAGTCCTTGGGCTCAACGTAGGTGCCGACCTTGTGGTTCGGGTCCACCCCTTCTACGCCCAGGGTGACGATTTCTTTCTTGAGCTTGACCTTGGTGCGATAGAACGGCTGTTCGTCGCAGTAGGATTCCTTGTGATCGATATCCACCAGGCGGGCATCGCTGCGCAGCCAGGCCAGCAGGCCATCAATACCCTCGCGAGTACCGGACACAGTGCCGTTGATCCCTTCTTCGGCCAGCAACAAGGTGCCCTTGATGCCATTGGCGGTCATGCTTTCGAGCAGCGGCTCGCGCAGCTCGACGTAATCTTTCAGGGTGACGAATTTATACAACGCCGCCACGACGATAGTTTGGGTCATGCAAGAACTCTCCAGGTGGTCACCCTCGCAAAGGGCGGACCGGATGACAAAAAAAACGCGCCGACAAGCGGCGCGTTGCACATTCTAGCAAAAACCTGATGAGAAAATCAGTGTTTGCTGCCACCTGCACAGGTGGGTGAAGCAGGGGCTGCGCCCACCTTCTGCCACTCTTCAGGGGTGTAGGTGTGCAGAGCCAGGGCATGGAACTGCCCCATCAACTCACCCAGGGTGGCGTAGACCTTCTGGTGGCGCTTGACGCTGTTCAGGCCTTCAAACTGCTCGCTGACCAGCACAGCCTTGTAGTGGGTTTCTTGCCCACGGCTGTGCATGTGGCTTTCGTCCAGCACCGAAAGGTGCTGGGGCGCCAGCGCGGCCAGGCTCTGTTCAATCTTCTGTTGCATCGACATGGACGGCTCCGCGACTTACTTCTTTGCCGGAGCGGCGGCCTTGCCGGCGTTCGGGTCGAGTTCTTTGGTCATGTCAGCCAGCAGCTTGTTGACCACCGGCACAGCGCTTTCCAGCTTCTGCTGGGTCAGCTGGGCCGACTGCTGGGTAACCTGCGGCATTTTCTCCAGCACTTTCTTGCCCAGTGGCGACTGGTAGAAGGCAACCAGGTCCTTGAGCTCGCTTTCAGTGAAGGTGTTGGTGTACAGCTTGACCATGTCCGGCTTCAGTTTGTTCCAGCCGATAGCCTGGTCCAGGGCGGCGTTGGCCTTGGCCTGGTAGCTGTCGAGCACGGCTTTTTTCGAGGCTGGGGCCTTGGTCTGTTCAAAACGCTGGGCAAACATCTGTTGCACCTGCATGTAGACAGGAGTGCCGAGCTTGTCAGCGTGCGCCATCATGAGGAATTTTTCGGCACTGGCGTTGTGGCTGGCGGTATCGGCAAGCACCTGGCCGCTGGCGCAGACCAGCGCAACAGCGGTGCAAAGGGCGCGAAGACGGGTCATCGGAATTCCTTCATTAGACAGAGGAGGTAGTACCCCAGAGTAGAGCATTCTGCGCCGACTCGGGCACGTCGCTCAAGTGGGTCGACGAGCAATGGAACCGCTGCGACGAAAAGGGACCTAAACTGCGAATTCAGACCACAAGGGAGTGAGCGCAGCATGAGCCGTATCGAAACTGACAGCCTGGGTCAGGTCGAAGTTCCTGACCAGGCCTATTGGGGTGCCCAGACGCAACGCTCGCTGATCAACTTCGCCATTGGCAAGGAACGCATGCCGCTGGCCGTCCTGCATGCCCTGGCATTGATCAAGAAAGCCGCCGCACGGGTCAACGACCGCAACGGAGACCTGCCGGCCGACATAGCCCGGCTGATCGAACAGGCCGCCGACGAAGTGCTCGACGGCCAGCTCGACGACCAGTTCCCGCTCGTCGTCTGGCAGACCGGCAGCGGCACCCAGAGCAACATGAACGTCAACGAAGTGATCGCCGGCCGCGCCAACGAACTGGCCGGCAAGGGTCGCGGCGGCAAGATTCCGGTACACCCCAACGATCATGTCAATCGCTCCCAGAGCTCCAACGACTGCTTCCCCACCGCCATGCACATCGCTGCCGCCCAGGCGGTCCAGCACAAGCTGCTGCCGGCGATCGCCGAGCTGTCTTCGGGGCTGGCGGAACTGGCGGCACGTCACCAGCACCTGGTGAAGACCGGCCGCACCCACATGATGGATGCCACGCCGATCACCTTCGGCCAGGAAGTCTCTGCTTATGTAGCCCAGCTCGACTATGCCCAGCGGGCCATCCGCTCGTCCTTGCCGGCCGTGTGCGAGCTGGCCCAGGGCGGCACCGCAGTGGGCACCGGGCTCAATGCCCCACACGGTTTCGCCGAAGCCATTGCCGCCGAGCTCGCCGCCCTCTCCGGCCTGCCCTTCGTCACCGCACCGAACAAGTTTGCAGCGCTGTCGGGCCATGAACCGCTGACGACCCTGGCGGGCGGCCTGAAAACCCTGGCGGTGGCCTTGATGAAGCTTGCCAACGATTTGCGCCTGCTCGGCTCCGGCCCCCGCGCCGGTATCGCCGAAGTGCGCCTGCCCGCCAACGAGCCGGGCAGTTCGATCATGCCGGGCAAGGTCAACCCGACCCAGTGCGAGGCCTTGTCGATGCTGGCCTGCCAGGTACTGGGCAACGACACCGCCATCGGCTTTGCTGCCAGCCAGGGGCACCTGCAATTGAACGTGTTCAAGCCGGTGATCATCCATAACCTGCTGCAATCGATCGAATTGCTGGCCGATGGCTGCAGCAACTTCCAGCAGCACTGCGTGGCCGGCATCGAGCCGGATGCCGAGCAGATGGCCGCGCACCTGGAGCGCGGACTGATGCTGGTCACCGCCCTCAACCCGCATATCGGCTACGACAAAGCCGCAGAGATCGCCAAGAAGGCCTACAGCGAAGGCACCACGTTGCGCGAGGCAGCCCTGACCCTGGGCTACCTGACCAACCAGCAATTCGACCAGTGGGTACGTCCGCAAGACATGCTCGAACCCGGCAAGAAAGGCTGAATCAGCGGGCCAGGCGCACGCGTCTGGCTCGCCACCCGGCCACCATCGAAGGCCCCAGCGCCGTCAGCGCCGAACCCAGCACCACCACCAGCGCACCGATATAGCCCAGGGTATTGATCTGCTCGGCCTGCACGTAATCAGGCCAGAACCAGGCTGCCAGCGCCACGGCGACAAAGGTCACCAGCGGCGTGAGTGCCAGGGTTGCACTGACCTTTGAGGCTTCCCAGTGCGCCAGCGCCTCGGCGAACGCGCCGTAGGCGATCAGAGTGTTGAGGCAGCAGGCGAGCAACAACCAGCCTTGCAGCGGGCTCAACTGCAGTGCTTCGAGGGGGTGTACCCACGGTGTCAGCAAGGCGGCGCAGCAGAGGTAGATCACCATCATGACCTGCAGCGAATTCCACACCGTCAGCAACTGCTTCTGGCTCAGGGCGTAGAACACCCAGATCGTGGTTGCCAGCACAATGGTCAGTACACCGGTGGTGTAGACACTCAATGAGGTCAGCAGCTCTTCAAGGCGCTGATTGAAAAACAGGCCAAAACCCGTGAGCAGGATGGCAAGGCCCATGCCTTGACCGACGGTGAAGCGCTCCTTGAACAGGAACACACTGGCCACCAGCAACATCACCGGCCCCAGTTGCACCACCAATTGCGCGGTGCCGGGGCTGAGCAGGTTCAGCCCCATCAGGTACAGCACATAGTTGCCGACCAGCCCACCGGTCGCCAACGCGACCAGCCCCCAGCCCTTGCGCCCCAATGCGCTGAACGAAGGCAAGCGTCGGCTTGCGGCCAGCCAGGCAAACAACAAACCACCGGAAACCAGCAGGCGAAACCAGGTCACGGTGACCGGGTCCATCACCTGCAGTACCTGTTTGAGCTTGATGGGCAGGATGCCCCAGAGCAAGGCCGTCAATAGCGATAACGAAAGGCCATAGACCCAGCGTCCGGAAGAAATGTGCATACCAGCCTCGATTGCCCTGTGGTGGGGGGAGACTGAATTCTACGGGGAGGGTGTGGAGGGCCGACAGGTACAATTGCGGAAAAGATTTCAGTACTTCATTCCTTGAGCTCTCTTGACCGCGATCATCCCGGGTGGCGACTGCTGTGCAGTCGATCGCAGCCTCGTTCCTCGGCAGCGGCTACAAGCCTGGTCCTTGTAGCCGCTGGCGTCAGCCGGCGATCGAGCCCGCAGCGTTCGTGATTCTGAGCAAAACCGCAGCGTCTACTTCTTGTCTTTCTTGAACGCAGCCTCGAGGGCATCGTTGATGGTGCGCAGCACCTTCACCCGCGCCCAGCGCTTGTCATTGGCTTCAACCAGGGTCCAGGGTGCGATCTCGGTGCTGGTCCGATCGACCATGTCGCCCACCGCCTCGGCATACTGATCCCACTTGTCGCGGTTACGCCAGTCTTCCTCGGTGATCTTGAAGCGCTTGAACGGAATCTGCTCACGCTCCTGGAAGCGCTCCAGCTGGGTCTGCTCATCAATCGACAGCCAGAACTTGACCACCACTACACCGGCGTTGACCATCTGCTCTTCAAAATCGTTGATCTCGCCGTAGGCTCGCATCCAGTCCGCCTGGGTGCAGAAACCCTCGACCCGCTCCACCAGCACCCGGCCGTACCAGGAGCGGTCGAACACAGTGAATTTGCCCCGGGCCGGAAGGTGTCGCCAGAAGCGCCACAAGTAAGGTTGCGCACGCTCCTCTTCGGTCGGCGCGGCGATGGGCACGATGCGGTACTGGCGCGGGTCCAGCGCGTCCGCCACACGGCGGATGGCGCCGCCCTTGCCCGCCGCGTCATTGCCCTCGAATACCGCTATCAGTGCGTGACGGCGCATCCGCTTGTCACGCAGCAGGCCCGCCAGGCGAGCCTGCTCGGTGATGAGCTGTTCCTGGTAGTCGTCCTTGCTCAGGTGCAGGGTCAGGTCCAGGCTGTCGAGCAGGCTGAGCTGGTCGATGGCGCGGCCCAGCGGGGTAATGTTGGCCAGGTGGACCGGTGCATGCTGGGCCTTGAGTGCGGCCTGCAGCCCTTCCAGCAGGAGGCGGCCGACCGCCAGGCTGCGGTAGTGAGGGCAGACCCCCTCGATCACATGCCAGGGAGCGTAGTCACGACTGGTCTGGCGCAGCACCCGCTCCCCAAAGCGCACGAAGCGATCGTAGGTTTCCGATTGCTGCCAATCCAGCGGGCTGATGCGCCAACTGTGCAGCGGATCGTCCCGCAGCGCCTTGAGCCGGGCCTTCATCTGCTTTTTGGACAGGTGGAACCAGAACTTGAAGATCAGCGCGCCTTCATCGCAAAGCATTTCTTCCAGGCGCTCGGCGCCGCGGATGGCCTGGTCGAGCACGGCGTCCTTGAAGTGGCCATGCACGCGCCCCTGGAGCATCTGGCTGTACCAATTGCCGAAGAAAATCCCCATGCGCCCCTTCGCCGGCAGCGCTCGCCAGTAGCGCCAGGCCGGTGGCCGGGCCAGTTCCTCATCGGTCTGCTGGTCAAAGGTGCGCACTTCAATCAGGCGCGGGTCCATCCATTCGTTGAGCAGTTTTACGGTTTCGCCCTTGCCGGCGCCTTCAATGCCGTTGATCAGTACGATCACCGGAAATCGCGCCTGCTGCTTGAGCTCGTACTGCGCTTCGAGCAAGGCCTCGCGCAGCGCCGGCACCTCGGCCTCGTATGTCTCTTTGTCGATGGAATGACCAATTTCAGCGGATTCAAACATACCAGGCTCCCTACTTGGATAAGCAAGGTTAGCGGATCTGTGCCTGCTTTGTCGGTGGACGCAAAGATTGCCCCGGGTCAAATCAACAGGGGGCTGCCGATCAGCTAAAATGCCGCTCTCGCCTGACCTGAGCCGACCATGACCGATGTAATCCACTACGCCCAGATCGACTGGGACGACCAGGGCCGCCCCCATTCGCGCCAGTTCGATGACATCTACTTTTCCAAGGACCAGAGCCTGGAAGAGACGCGCCATGTGTTCATCGACCAGAACGACCTGCGCCAGCGCTTCAGCGCACTGACGCCGGGCCAGCGCCTGGTGATCGGTGAAACCGGGTTCGGCACCGGGCTCAATTTCTTCTGCGCCTGGCAGTTGTTTGCCGACTGCGCCGCCCCCGACGCCCGCCTGCACTTCATCAGTGTGGAGAAGTACCCCTTGAGCCGCGCCGACCTGACCCGCGCCCTGGCCCTGTGGCCGGACCTGGCGCCCTTCAGCGCTCAACTGCTGGCCCAATACGTAGCGGTCCACGAGGGTTTCCAGACTTTCAGCTTTGAGCAGGGCCGGGTGCACCTGACGCTGATGATCGGCGATGCCCTGGAGCAACTGCCGCAACTCGATGCCCAAATCGATGCCTGGTTCCTCGACGGTTTCGCCCCGGCGAAAAACCCGCAGATGTGGACGCCGGAACTGTTCACCCAGGTCGGACGCCTGTCGGCCGCCAATGCCACCCTGGGCACCTTCACCAGCACCGGCTGGGTACGCCGCGGCCTGATCGCGGTGGGCTTCGAGATGAAGCGCATTCCGGGCATCGGCAAGAAATGGGAGATTCTGCGCGGCGCGTTTCGCGGCCACCCGGCAGACCTCCAAGTGCCCACGCCCGCCCCCTGGTTCAGTCGCCCAGCGCCCCTGCCCGGCCCACGCCATGCCCTGGTCGTCGGTGCCGGCCTTGCAGGATGCGCAACAGCGGCGAGCCTGGCGCGTCGGGGCTGGAAGGTAACGGTGCTGGAGCGCCACGCCACGCCCGCGGCCGAAGCCTCCGGCAACCCACAAGGGGTGCTCTACCTCAAGCTCTCGGCTCATGGCACCGCGTTGTCACGGCTCATCCTCAGCGGTTTCGGCTACACCCGGCGCCTGCTTGAATCCCTGCAACGCGGCCGTGACTGGGACGATTGCGGCGTCTTGCAACTGGCCTTCGACGCCAAGGAAGACCAGCGCCAGGCCCTGCTGGCCGAAGCCTTCGACCCGCAACTGCTGCAGCGCCTGGACCGTGAGCAGGCCGAAGCAACGGCAGGCGTAACCCTGGCCAGCGGCGGTCTTTTCTACCCCGAAGGTGGCTGGGTCCACCCGCCAGCCTTGTGCCAGGCCCAACTGCAGCACCCGAACATCACCTTGCTGCCCCACCACCAGGTGCTGCAGCTGCGCAAGGTCGACGGCCTCTGGCAAGCCTGGGAGAGCGAGAAACTGCTGGCCAGCGCCCCCTTGGTGGTGCTGGCAACCGCCGCCGACATCCACCGCTTCGAGCCTTGCACCACGCTGCCGCTCAAGCGTATTCGCGGCCAGATCACCCGCCTGCCCGCCTCGGCACAAAGCCAGGCACTGGCAACCGTGGTGTGCGCCGAAGGCTATGTCGCGCCACCTCGCGAGGGCGAACATACCCTGGGGGCCAGCTTCGACTTCCACAACACCGACCTGACCCCCACTGCAGGCGAGCACATCGGCAACCTGGCCTTGCTGGAAGAAATCTCCAGCGACCTGGCCGAACGCCTCGGCGCCCATCACCTGGACCCACACACCCTGCAAGGCCGTGCCGCGTTCCGCTGCACCAGCCCCGACTACCTGCCCATCGTCGGACCGCTGGCCGACCGCCAAGCTTTCGACCAGCACTACGCGGTGCTGGCCAAGGACGCCCGCCAAACACCAGACACCCCCTGCCCCTGGCTCGAAGGCCTGTACGTCAACAGCGGCCACGGCTCACGCGGCCTGATCACCGCCCCC
It encodes:
- the mnmC gene encoding bifunctional tRNA (5-methylaminomethyl-2-thiouridine)(34)-methyltransferase MnmD/FAD-dependent 5-carboxymethylaminomethyl-2-thiouridine(34) oxidoreductase MnmC gives rise to the protein MTDVIHYAQIDWDDQGRPHSRQFDDIYFSKDQSLEETRHVFIDQNDLRQRFSALTPGQRLVIGETGFGTGLNFFCAWQLFADCAAPDARLHFISVEKYPLSRADLTRALALWPDLAPFSAQLLAQYVAVHEGFQTFSFEQGRVHLTLMIGDALEQLPQLDAQIDAWFLDGFAPAKNPQMWTPELFTQVGRLSAANATLGTFTSTGWVRRGLIAVGFEMKRIPGIGKKWEILRGAFRGHPADLQVPTPAPWFSRPAPLPGPRHALVVGAGLAGCATAASLARRGWKVTVLERHATPAAEASGNPQGVLYLKLSAHGTALSRLILSGFGYTRRLLESLQRGRDWDDCGVLQLAFDAKEDQRQALLAEAFDPQLLQRLDREQAEATAGVTLASGGLFYPEGGWVHPPALCQAQLQHPNITLLPHHQVLQLRKVDGLWQAWESEKLLASAPLVVLATAADIHRFEPCTTLPLKRIRGQITRLPASAQSQALATVVCAEGYVAPPREGEHTLGASFDFHNTDLTPTAGEHIGNLALLEEISSDLAERLGAHHLDPHTLQGRAAFRCTSPDYLPIVGPLADRQAFDQHYAVLAKDARQTPDTPCPWLEGLYVNSGHGSRGLITAPLSGELIAAWADNAPLPVPRSVAEACHPNRFMLRDLIRGKRAAASGKP
- a CDS encoding DMT family transporter, encoding MHISSGRWVYGLSLSLLTALLWGILPIKLKQVLQVMDPVTVTWFRLLVSGGLLFAWLAASRRLPSFSALGRKGWGLVALATGGLVGNYVLYLMGLNLLSPGTAQLVVQLGPVMLLVASVFLFKERFTVGQGMGLAILLTGFGLFFNQRLEELLTSLSVYTTGVLTIVLATTIWVFYALSQKQLLTVWNSLQVMMVIYLCCAALLTPWVHPLEALQLSPLQGWLLLACCLNTLIAYGAFAEALAHWEASKVSATLALTPLVTFVAVALAAWFWPDYVQAEQINTLGYIGALVVVLGSALTALGPSMVAGWRARRVRLAR
- the pap gene encoding polyphosphate:AMP phosphotransferase, which encodes MFESAEIGHSIDKETYEAEVPALREALLEAQYELKQQARFPVIVLINGIEGAGKGETVKLLNEWMDPRLIEVRTFDQQTDEELARPPAWRYWRALPAKGRMGIFFGNWYSQMLQGRVHGHFKDAVLDQAIRGAERLEEMLCDEGALIFKFWFHLSKKQMKARLKALRDDPLHSWRISPLDWQQSETYDRFVRFGERVLRQTSRDYAPWHVIEGVCPHYRSLAVGRLLLEGLQAALKAQHAPVHLANITPLGRAIDQLSLLDSLDLTLHLSKDDYQEQLITEQARLAGLLRDKRMRRHALIAVFEGNDAAGKGGAIRRVADALDPRQYRIVPIAAPTEEERAQPYLWRFWRHLPARGKFTVFDRSWYGRVLVERVEGFCTQADWMRAYGEINDFEEQMVNAGVVVVKFWLSIDEQTQLERFQEREQIPFKRFKITEEDWRNRDKWDQYAEAVGDMVDRTSTEIAPWTLVEANDKRWARVKVLRTINDALEAAFKKDKK
- a CDS encoding BolA family protein, which gives rise to MSMQQKIEQSLAALAPQHLSVLDESHMHSRGQETHYKAVLVSEQFEGLNSVKRHQKVYATLGELMGQFHALALHTYTPEEWQKVGAAPASPTCAGGSKH
- a CDS encoding class II fumarate hydratase, whose product is MSRIETDSLGQVEVPDQAYWGAQTQRSLINFAIGKERMPLAVLHALALIKKAAARVNDRNGDLPADIARLIEQAADEVLDGQLDDQFPLVVWQTGSGTQSNMNVNEVIAGRANELAGKGRGGKIPVHPNDHVNRSQSSNDCFPTAMHIAAAQAVQHKLLPAIAELSSGLAELAARHQHLVKTGRTHMMDATPITFGQEVSAYVAQLDYAQRAIRSSLPAVCELAQGGTAVGTGLNAPHGFAEAIAAELAALSGLPFVTAPNKFAALSGHEPLTTLAGGLKTLAVALMKLANDLRLLGSGPRAGIAEVRLPANEPGSSIMPGKVNPTQCEALSMLACQVLGNDTAIGFAASQGHLQLNVFKPVIIHNLLQSIELLADGCSNFQQHCVAGIEPDAEQMAAHLERGLMLVTALNPHIGYDKAAEIAKKAYSEGTTLREAALTLGYLTNQQFDQWVRPQDMLEPGKKG
- a CDS encoding DUF2059 domain-containing protein gives rise to the protein MTRLRALCTAVALVCASGQVLADTASHNASAEKFLMMAHADKLGTPVYMQVQQMFAQRFEQTKAPASKKAVLDSYQAKANAALDQAIGWNKLKPDMVKLYTNTFTESELKDLVAFYQSPLGKKVLEKMPQVTQQSAQLTQQKLESAVPVVNKLLADMTKELDPNAGKAAAPAKK